From one Planktothrix agardhii NIES-204 genomic stretch:
- a CDS encoding putative glycosyl transferase, producing the protein MSKYQKQFPHLVLVGHPFAPIGVGENTRSALKAFKTTNILTSLYDVYRMYQPWPEFTDSLTDELSQEINIFFINGDEVEPVFNHLQPKLQYSAYNIVFPFWELNIYPKVWAQKLEIFDEIWTASTFTYNSIKRCVSKPVNYIPCACQVEISSFLGRQYFGIPEGSFAFLFAFDFLSSIHRKNPFAVLQAFQKLFKSCPNDDICLVLKLNNSFNKPEDYADLMEIANNFNDHLIIIDKTLSNNEMKNLLRCSDCFISLHRSEGFGLGLAEAMSLGKPTIATRYGGNVDFMNESNSCLVDYKLEPVGDNCYPHWQGQYWAEADVDQAFCYMLELLRDRHKRKRIGDNAKIQTRKQLSYASIGQLYENRIFEVMESKIH; encoded by the coding sequence ATGTCAAAGTATCAAAAACAATTTCCCCATCTTGTCTTAGTGGGACATCCCTTTGCACCTATTGGTGTCGGAGAAAATACGAGATCAGCTTTGAAGGCTTTTAAAACAACCAATATTTTAACTTCTTTATATGATGTTTACAGAATGTATCAACCTTGGCCGGAGTTTACTGATAGTTTAACAGATGAACTTAGTCAAGAGATTAATATCTTTTTTATTAATGGTGACGAAGTTGAACCTGTTTTTAATCATTTGCAACCCAAACTACAATACTCAGCTTATAATATAGTTTTTCCCTTCTGGGAATTGAATATTTATCCAAAGGTTTGGGCTCAAAAACTAGAGATTTTTGACGAAATTTGGACAGCTTCAACTTTTACATATAACTCCATTAAACGCTGTGTATCCAAGCCAGTAAATTATATACCTTGTGCTTGTCAAGTGGAAATATCGTCATTTTTAGGGCGACAATATTTTGGTATCCCTGAAGGAAGTTTCGCCTTTTTGTTTGCTTTCGATTTTTTATCTAGTATTCATCGTAAAAATCCTTTTGCAGTTTTACAAGCTTTCCAAAAATTATTTAAGTCTTGTCCAAATGATGATATTTGTCTGGTTTTGAAGCTCAATAATAGTTTTAATAAACCAGAAGATTATGCTGATTTAATGGAGATAGCTAATAATTTTAATGACCATTTGATTATCATTGATAAAACCCTTAGTAACAATGAGATGAAAAATCTGTTAAGATGTTCTGATTGTTTTATTTCTTTACATCGTTCAGAAGGTTTTGGACTAGGCTTAGCAGAAGCTATGAGCTTGGGTAAACCAACAATTGCTACTCGTTATGGGGGGAATGTTGACTTTATGAATGAGTCCAACTCTTGTCTGGTTGATTATAAACTTGAACCTGTGGGTGATAATTGTTATCCCCATTGGCAAGGGCAATATTGGGCGGAAGCTGATGTGGATCAGGCTTTTTGTTATATGTTAGAATTGCTTCGTGATCGACATAAACGTAAAAGGATTGGTGATAATGCTAAAATCCAGACTAGAAAGCAGCTAAGTTATGCTTCCATTGGTCAACTCTATGAAAATAGAATTTTCGAGGTTATGGAATCAAAAATACATTAA
- a CDS encoding polysaccharide biosynthesis protein: MVIQQQPSSLSDRPQVSSMVKSRRRSVSPAEPSYRLAQALVKQEKWQEAIAAYQQALIITPNWVEVQRELGDLFLKLERWDEAVQVYETAIGLRSEGAEVYHNLGDALLKLQRWEDAIAAYEKAIELNPEFSWSYNNLGDGLRELQRWDKAAQAYQKAIELKSDFALSHHNLGDVLVKKEDWENAIAAYQKAVDLDPNFVWSYYNLAEVYVKLDQWDEAVEVYRQVLKIKPDLTEVEEKLNRALHQQVKTRLETALSYYRKAIKNDPTDVESYQKALEIKPDDADLHLGLENALITKSKQQELIEGCQKAIVFNVDLEKELEESLQKCNEFLEFSPNNEQIISIQKEIPEILEIESLNIIKLVFNEKYYLENNLDIDINKIDPLIHYLKQGYKEGRNPHPLFNSAYYLEKNPDVASHGINPLLHYMNQGYKENRDPSPFFNSSYYLKLNPDLEEKNINPLLHYIYNNEKPAEKSEDMTFNDASPCVVDWRKYMFAKKQLETLKNTKLKQLQVTPPVLISVELKTLKKAINLLNFSNFKQPKVSIIIPVFNQIKYTIECLTSVKKYTSDINYEIIVIDDCSEDETESILKEIENITYLRNTENLGFLLSCNKAYQKASGEYLVILNNDVQVTNNWLSPLIETCEKFTDVGIVGPKIIYPNGYLQEAGTRINRDGSTQLIGLNDDPNLPRYNYIREVEYCSGACLLVKTALFKAVGGFDPIYQPAYYEDADLNFRIRSQGYKTYYQPNSTVIHHLSVSSDVLPCSYKMMMTQRNKHKFCERWQEKLEELNTVKLIAFYLPQFHPIPENNRWWGKGFTEWTNVAKARPNYVGHYQPHIPADLGFYNLKLDNIIDEQAQLASKYGIYGFCYYYYWFAGKRLLEMPIERILKENKPDFPFCLAWANENWTRRWDGKDSNILISQNHSDEDDKNCILDLIRYFKNDNYIRINSKPLLLIYQPNLFPDIKKTVEIWRQTAWKEGIGEIYLVMVESFDAAGANINPNKYGFDAAVEFPPHNMGIKGIPPGEIINPNFSGYIYDYRQIPLDWLSKEIPVYTRFRGIMPSWDNTPRQQDRATIFEYASPGIYQAWLEEAIAQTLEQNFGDERIVFINAWNEWAEGTHLEPDLHFGHRWLEATRNALDSWLLTDS, from the coding sequence ATGGTTATTCAGCAACAACCCTCAAGTCTTTCTGATCGTCCCCAGGTGTCTTCTATGGTTAAAAGTCGTCGTCGCTCCGTTTCTCCGGCCGAACCTTCCTATCGGTTAGCCCAGGCTTTAGTTAAGCAGGAAAAATGGCAAGAAGCGATCGCAGCCTATCAGCAAGCATTAATAATAACACCGAATTGGGTGGAGGTGCAACGGGAGTTAGGAGATTTGTTTCTGAAGTTGGAACGCTGGGATGAGGCTGTTCAGGTTTATGAAACGGCGATCGGCCTGCGGTCGGAGGGGGCTGAGGTCTATCATAATTTAGGGGATGCCTTGCTGAAGTTGCAGCGCTGGGAAGATGCGATCGCAGCCTATGAAAAAGCGATTGAATTGAATCCTGAGTTTTCTTGGTCTTATAATAATTTGGGGGATGGGTTGCGGGAGTTGCAACGCTGGGACAAGGCGGCGCAAGCTTATCAGAAAGCGATCGAATTGAAATCCGATTTTGCTTTATCTCATCATAATTTAGGGGATGTTTTAGTTAAAAAAGAAGATTGGGAAAATGCGATCGCGGCTTATCAAAAAGCGGTTGATTTAGATCCGAATTTTGTTTGGTCATATTATAATTTAGCTGAGGTTTATGTAAAATTAGATCAATGGGATGAAGCGGTTGAAGTGTATCGGCAGGTCTTAAAGATTAAACCTGATTTAACAGAAGTAGAAGAAAAATTAAATCGGGCATTACATCAACAAGTTAAAACCAGATTAGAAACAGCATTAAGTTATTATCGGAAGGCGATCAAAAATGATCCAACGGATGTTGAAAGTTATCAAAAGGCATTAGAAATTAAGCCGGATGATGCTGATCTGCATTTGGGGCTAGAGAATGCTTTGATTACTAAAAGTAAACAACAAGAGTTAATTGAGGGTTGTCAAAAAGCTATTGTTTTCAATGTTGATCTTGAGAAAGAACTAGAAGAATCTTTGCAAAAATGTAACGAATTCTTGGAATTTAGTCCCAATAATGAACAAATAATTTCAATTCAAAAAGAGATTCCAGAAATCCTTGAAATTGAAAGTTTAAATATAATTAAGCTGGTTTTTAATGAAAAATACTATTTAGAGAATAACTTAGATATTGACATTAATAAAATAGATCCTTTAATACATTATCTAAAACAAGGTTACAAGGAAGGACGTAATCCTCATCCTTTGTTTAACTCAGCTTATTATTTAGAGAAAAATCCTGATGTTGCTTCCCATGGCATAAATCCTTTATTACACTATATGAATCAAGGATATAAGGAAAACAGAGATCCATCGCCTTTTTTCAATTCGAGTTATTATTTGAAACTCAATCCAGATCTAGAAGAAAAGAATATAAATCCTTTATTACACTATATTTATAACAACGAAAAACCCGCAGAAAAATCTGAAGATATGACTTTTAATGATGCTTCTCCCTGCGTTGTTGATTGGCGAAAATATATGTTTGCGAAAAAGCAATTAGAAACTTTAAAAAATACAAAATTGAAACAATTACAAGTTACTCCGCCTGTTCTAATTTCTGTAGAGTTAAAAACCTTAAAAAAAGCTATTAATTTATTAAATTTTTCAAATTTTAAGCAGCCAAAAGTTTCAATAATTATTCCTGTTTTTAATCAAATAAAATATACAATAGAATGCTTGACTTCCGTTAAGAAATATACATCTGATATTAATTATGAAATAATTGTTATTGATGACTGTTCTGAGGATGAAACAGAATCAATTTTAAAAGAAATTGAAAATATTACTTATTTAAGGAACACTGAAAATTTAGGATTTTTGCTTTCGTGCAACAAAGCATATCAGAAAGCAAGCGGAGAGTATTTAGTTATACTCAACAATGATGTCCAGGTGACAAATAATTGGCTTTCACCTCTAATAGAAACCTGTGAAAAATTTACAGATGTTGGTATAGTTGGACCAAAAATTATTTACCCTAATGGTTATTTACAGGAAGCAGGGACAAGAATTAATCGAGATGGCTCTACTCAACTAATAGGATTGAACGATGATCCTAATCTACCTCGTTATAACTATATTAGAGAAGTTGAATATTGTTCTGGAGCTTGTCTACTGGTTAAAACTGCTTTGTTTAAAGCGGTCGGTGGATTTGATCCAATTTATCAACCAGCTTATTACGAAGATGCTGACTTGAATTTTCGTATTCGTAGTCAAGGATATAAGACTTACTATCAACCCAATTCTACAGTCATTCATCATTTGAGTGTTTCATCCGATGTTCTTCCGTGTAGTTATAAAATGATGATGACACAACGAAATAAACATAAATTTTGTGAACGTTGGCAAGAAAAGTTAGAAGAATTAAACACAGTTAAGTTAATTGCTTTTTATCTACCTCAGTTTCATCCCATCCCTGAAAATAATCGTTGGTGGGGTAAAGGTTTTACCGAGTGGACTAATGTAGCTAAAGCCAGACCTAACTATGTTGGTCATTATCAACCTCATATTCCCGCAGACCTGGGCTTTTATAATTTAAAACTGGATAACATTATAGATGAACAAGCTCAACTTGCTTCCAAATATGGCATTTATGGCTTTTGTTATTACTACTATTGGTTTGCAGGTAAGCGCTTATTAGAAATGCCCATTGAGAGAATTTTGAAGGAAAATAAACCAGATTTTCCTTTTTGTCTTGCTTGGGCTAATGAAAACTGGACAAGACGTTGGGATGGTAAAGATAGTAATATTTTAATATCTCAAAATCATTCCGATGAAGATGATAAAAACTGTATTCTTGATCTAATTCGATATTTTAAAAATGATAATTACATTAGAATCAATAGTAAACCTTTATTACTAATTTATCAACCAAACTTATTCCCTGATATTAAGAAAACTGTGGAAATATGGCGACAAACGGCTTGGAAAGAAGGAATAGGCGAAATTTATCTAGTGATGGTTGAATCTTTTGATGCCGCAGGAGCTAATATTAACCCCAATAAATATGGTTTTGATGCTGCGGTAGAATTTCCTCCCCATAATATGGGGATCAAAGGTATACCACCAGGAGAAATTATTAATCCCAATTTCTCAGGTTATATTTACGATTATAGACAAATACCCCTCGATTGGCTGTCTAAAGAGATACCCGTATATACCCGTTTTCGTGGAATTATGCCCTCTTGGGATAATACTCCTCGTCAACAGGATCGGGCTACCATTTTTGAATATGCTTCTCCTGGTATTTATCAAGCTTGGTTAGAAGAAGCTATCGCTCAAACCTTAGAGCAAAATTTCGGTGATGAAAGAATAGTCTTTATTAATGCTTGGAATGAATGGGCTGAAGGTACACATTTAGAACCAGATCTTCATTTTGGCCACCGATGGCTAGAAGCAACTCGCAATGCTCTTGATAGTTGGTTATTAACCGATTCTTAA
- a CDS encoding TPR domain protein — MQMEDSEARKLADKALFYQSKGQLDQAVLSYQQALKIRPNWPEVYYNLGIIFEQQQNLSGAVSCYKKAILQADNYAEAYYNLGVVYQKQGLIEKAIKTYQKTVILAPELIRAYNNLGCLWLEIGEYSQAIEVFKQGINLNPDQAELYNNLGQACLKNGSLDEAIAHYLKAIKLEPNLVKAYQNLGQVFYQQNLFAVALQYFQQGLKIQPDSVALYSQCAIAFLAQKNYPEAMINLQKIVGLEQPWITAYCEWTEQFKTEDIIDQATVACGQFLRTLQQQNPDITQVKKYLAQTYLYLGNAFVEYRNYQSAERYYQQAVDIDPKLAESYIYWGDCLAKQWRFNDAALQYHQALGQHPQNPDFYQKVSQVLGKQQQVEKGKLKVVLVKDREHLKLPISLQNPDVSQPKCQGLDCQPCLKKLRQYFRPQHLGLGIEQYFLSDDVPDKLTETTVTIIPQGRVWVAPKTSWWNVCNAIAIFNKDKELIPELSRFYPTPLPNCKNYDWSQHQIFSLAEIPPLKIIEGRVAVLSGLSGNVYFHWLVDILPRIKILPENGIDLDSIDWFLINSTQQPFQQETLEKIGIPHHKIIETDQVSYLQASSLIVPSYPASVGWVVPHTINFLRSLFLTDISPPIKTYSPRIYISRNRARYRRLLNEPEILDYLNSWGFVAVELETLTVQEQANLFSQAEVIIAPHGAGLTNLVFCQPHTVVIELVSPHYLRPYYWQISRQLGLQHYSIQGETLECAFLQQLMYPTPLFEDIQINLKSLQRLLQVCDILKDKGKSYNSSGKPRIIMPSSVDQVTTLANRLQEAKNHLAQNHFESAILACQKVLETDVNCGEAYTILGNVLQLQGKFEQAHNSYKTAIQLQPESPEPLGNLGSLYARKQQWDLAVQYYQLALKYKPNCDKLYRNLAKVLTKLNRPDEATECWYHSYRLQPEQVTAQEHLQLGKTLLEQGKIELAIACFNDILKSNPSWKQAQIELEKAEQAKIKSDQVSVSNHKKINSFISDPKITLLDDQKILQQAELDLKNNLLKEAISQCQQVIAQSPNQTKAYEILGKALNQLGRLDMAVRAYRKLVKLSPEDAIAHTNLGNLYAKQRQWPSAVLAYQRAIAINPNLAVAYRNLAQVLDRVGKQDIAVEYWYQGFSLKPEAAKPSQHLALGRLLLRQGKLLEAATCYQRAIQLDPDCTEAYHNLGEVLATQGQWDQAIAHYQRALEINPQAFETYNSLGKALVVQGRWPEVLTCYHRALELNPRLLMAVQNLTQALIQSSHSLPHSEKSDQILHLLTKNFLPGQTQFGTSLPRRELQNGKVGETWTTTAVSISPSLEESSQYQQARTKFRQGNYENCITDCEQLLVSYPREVAVYWLLGKSWAALGNGEKAKQSYQQGIKLQPQRPEGYLGLGELYDREKNWKLAIACYQKVIQFRPSALVYRRLSQGWQALGNRENAEDSLYEALRLEPDMVSGQDCLQLGDALWERGQKTQAIICYGQALVKDPHLAVRHPQLGQRLREPQSREDQELELSLTNPAIDVYDSGKPALTQQDQTELCSQAARNLELSQWETCIQICRQLIQQEPEQPEAYRLMAQALYNQGEIAPALAVYEQLRQLRPEDPDVYGMLGDIYAEQKQWDAATEYYQTAVQLNPKLTSVQEALGDIWSHQGQCQKAITCYQQVLERSPELWEVHHKLGDVLWQQGELEAAVEAYQQAAELSKVP; from the coding sequence ATGCAAATGGAAGATTCTGAAGCAAGAAAATTAGCTGATAAGGCCTTATTTTACCAAAGTAAAGGACAACTAGATCAGGCTGTTTTATCTTATCAGCAGGCACTTAAAATTCGTCCTAACTGGCCTGAAGTTTATTATAACTTAGGGATTATTTTTGAACAACAACAGAACTTATCGGGGGCAGTTAGCTGCTACAAAAAAGCTATTTTACAAGCCGATAATTATGCCGAAGCCTATTATAATTTGGGTGTTGTTTATCAGAAACAAGGTTTAATTGAAAAAGCTATCAAGACATATCAAAAAACAGTTATTCTTGCGCCTGAACTTATTCGCGCTTATAATAATTTAGGATGTTTGTGGTTAGAAATAGGAGAATATTCCCAAGCGATTGAAGTTTTTAAACAGGGGATTAATCTCAATCCAGATCAGGCAGAACTTTATAATAATTTAGGTCAGGCTTGTTTAAAAAATGGTAGTTTAGATGAGGCGATCGCCCATTATTTAAAAGCAATTAAATTAGAACCAAATTTAGTTAAAGCCTATCAAAATTTAGGTCAAGTATTTTATCAACAAAACTTATTTGCTGTCGCCCTACAATACTTTCAGCAAGGCTTAAAAATCCAACCGGACTCTGTTGCACTTTATAGTCAATGTGCGATCGCTTTCCTCGCCCAGAAAAACTATCCCGAAGCTATGATTAATCTGCAAAAAATTGTAGGATTAGAACAACCCTGGATCACCGCCTATTGTGAATGGACAGAACAGTTTAAGACTGAAGATATTATCGATCAAGCTACGGTGGCTTGTGGTCAATTTTTGCGAACATTACAACAGCAAAACCCTGATATTACTCAAGTTAAAAAATATTTAGCTCAAACCTATTTATATTTAGGGAATGCTTTTGTTGAATATCGCAACTATCAAAGTGCAGAACGTTATTATCAACAGGCGGTTGATATTGACCCTAAATTAGCCGAATCTTATATTTATTGGGGAGATTGTTTAGCCAAACAATGGCGTTTTAATGATGCAGCTTTACAATATCATCAAGCTTTAGGACAACACCCACAAAATCCTGATTTTTACCAAAAAGTTAGTCAAGTTTTAGGAAAACAGCAACAGGTCGAAAAGGGTAAATTAAAAGTAGTTTTGGTAAAAGATAGGGAACATCTGAAACTTCCTATTTCTCTGCAAAATCCAGATGTATCACAGCCTAAATGTCAAGGATTAGATTGTCAACCATGTTTAAAAAAACTCCGCCAATACTTTCGACCCCAGCATTTAGGATTAGGAATAGAACAGTATTTCCTCTCGGATGATGTACCAGATAAATTAACCGAAACTACTGTCACAATTATTCCTCAAGGACGGGTTTGGGTCGCCCCTAAAACCAGTTGGTGGAATGTCTGTAATGCGATCGCTATTTTCAACAAAGACAAGGAATTAATTCCTGAATTATCTCGATTTTATCCCACACCCTTACCCAACTGTAAAAATTATGATTGGAGTCAACATCAGATTTTTTCCCTAGCAGAAATTCCTCCCTTAAAAATCATTGAAGGGCGAGTTGCTGTTTTATCAGGACTGTCGGGAAATGTCTATTTTCATTGGCTAGTTGATATTTTACCAAGAATTAAAATATTACCAGAAAATGGGATTGATTTAGATTCCATAGATTGGTTTTTAATTAATTCTACCCAACAACCTTTTCAACAAGAAACCTTAGAAAAAATTGGAATTCCTCACCATAAAATTATAGAAACTGATCAAGTTTCCTATCTCCAAGCATCCAGTTTAATTGTTCCTTCCTATCCTGCTTCTGTCGGGTGGGTTGTCCCCCATACGATCAACTTTCTGCGAAGTCTGTTTTTAACCGATATTTCTCCACCAATAAAAACCTATTCCCCCCGAATTTATATTAGTCGCAACCGAGCCCGATATCGGCGACTTTTGAACGAACCGGAAATTTTAGACTATTTGAATTCCTGGGGATTTGTTGCTGTAGAATTGGAAACCCTAACTGTTCAAGAGCAGGCTAATTTATTTTCCCAGGCTGAAGTTATTATTGCACCTCATGGAGCCGGACTAACTAATTTAGTTTTTTGTCAACCCCATACCGTTGTCATTGAGTTAGTTTCTCCCCATTATCTGCGCCCTTATTATTGGCAAATTAGTCGGCAGTTAGGACTCCAACACTATTCTATCCAGGGGGAAACTTTGGAATGTGCTTTTTTGCAACAACTGATGTATCCCACGCCACTGTTTGAAGATATCCAAATTAATCTGAAATCTTTACAAAGATTGCTGCAAGTTTGTGATATCCTTAAAGATAAGGGTAAATCTTATAATTCCTCTGGTAAACCCAGAATAATTATGCCATCTTCTGTTGATCAGGTCACAACCTTAGCCAATAGGTTGCAAGAGGCTAAAAATCATTTAGCTCAAAACCACTTTGAGTCCGCGATTTTAGCCTGTCAAAAGGTATTGGAAACTGATGTTAATTGTGGGGAAGCCTACACGATTTTAGGCAACGTGCTACAACTTCAAGGGAAGTTTGAACAAGCTCACAACTCCTATAAAACCGCAATTCAGTTACAACCCGAATCCCCGGAACCTTTAGGAAATTTAGGGAGTTTGTATGCTAGAAAACAACAATGGGATTTAGCGGTTCAATATTATCAATTAGCGTTAAAATATAAACCTAATTGTGATAAACTTTATCGCAATTTAGCTAAGGTTTTAACAAAATTAAATCGCCCGGATGAAGCGACGGAGTGCTGGTATCATAGTTATCGGTTACAGCCGGAACAGGTAACAGCCCAGGAACATTTACAGTTAGGAAAAACCTTATTAGAACAGGGAAAAATTGAGTTGGCGATCGCTTGTTTTAACGATATTTTAAAATCAAATCCGAGTTGGAAACAGGCTCAAATAGAATTAGAGAAAGCTGAACAGGCGAAGATCAAATCCGATCAAGTTTCTGTTTCCAACCATAAAAAAATCAATTCATTTATTTCAGATCCAAAAATAACTCTTTTAGATGATCAAAAAATCTTACAACAGGCAGAACTAGATCTTAAAAACAATTTGTTAAAAGAGGCGATCAGCCAATGCCAGCAGGTAATTGCCCAATCTCCCAACCAAACTAAAGCCTACGAGATTTTAGGGAAAGCCTTAAATCAACTGGGCCGCTTAGATATGGCCGTCAGAGCCTATCGAAAATTGGTCAAACTCAGCCCTGAAGATGCGATCGCCCATACAAATTTAGGGAATTTATACGCTAAACAACGGCAATGGCCATCGGCAGTTCTCGCTTATCAAAGAGCGATCGCCATCAATCCTAACCTAGCCGTAGCCTATCGTAATTTGGCCCAAGTATTAGATCGGGTGGGAAAACAGGATATCGCCGTCGAATATTGGTATCAAGGATTTAGTCTGAAACCCGAAGCGGCGAAACCCAGCCAGCATTTAGCCTTGGGCCGTTTGTTACTCCGTCAGGGCAAACTCCTAGAAGCCGCCACCTGTTACCAACGGGCGATTCAGCTAGATCCAGACTGTACCGAAGCCTACCATAACTTAGGGGAAGTGTTAGCCACTCAAGGGCAGTGGGATCAGGCAATTGCCCACTATCAAAGAGCTTTAGAAATTAATCCCCAGGCCTTTGAAACCTACAATAGTTTAGGCAAGGCTTTAGTTGTCCAAGGTCGATGGCCAGAGGTTTTAACCTGTTATCATCGGGCTTTGGAATTGAATCCTCGATTATTAATGGCGGTGCAGAATCTCACCCAAGCCCTGATTCAAAGCAGTCATTCTTTACCTCATAGTGAGAAATCTGACCAGATATTGCACCTGTTAACAAAGAATTTTCTGCCCGGACAAACTCAGTTCGGCACATCCCTACCCAGACGGGAGTTACAAAACGGTAAAGTTGGGGAAACCTGGACAACAACCGCCGTATCCATTTCCCCATCCCTAGAGGAGTCGAGTCAGTATCAACAAGCTCGGACTAAGTTTAGGCAAGGGAACTATGAAAACTGTATCACTGACTGTGAGCAACTATTAGTTTCCTACCCCCGAGAGGTTGCGGTTTATTGGCTATTGGGGAAATCCTGGGCTGCCTTGGGGAATGGGGAAAAGGCCAAACAGTCCTATCAACAGGGAATTAAGCTACAACCCCAGCGCCCAGAAGGATATCTGGGCTTAGGAGAACTTTACGACCGGGAGAAAAACTGGAAACTAGCCATTGCTTGTTATCAAAAAGTGATTCAATTCCGGCCTTCTGCTCTGGTTTATCGAAGATTAAGCCAAGGGTGGCAAGCCCTAGGAAATCGGGAAAATGCCGAGGATAGTTTGTATGAGGCTCTCCGTTTAGAACCAGATATGGTTTCAGGACAGGACTGTTTGCAACTGGGGGATGCCCTCTGGGAACGGGGACAAAAAACCCAGGCGATCATTTGTTATGGTCAGGCCCTAGTCAAAGATCCCCATCTAGCGGTTCGCCATCCCCAGTTAGGGCAAAGGTTACGCGAACCCCAGTCCCGGGAAGATCAAGAGTTGGAACTATCTTTGACAAATCCGGCTATTGATGTTTATGATAGTGGGAAACCTGCTTTAACTCAACAGGATCAAACGGAATTATGCTCACAAGCTGCTCGGAATTTGGAGTTAAGTCAGTGGGAAACTTGTATTCAGATTTGTCGTCAACTGATTCAGCAGGAGCCAGAACAGCCAGAAGCCTATAGGTTAATGGCCCAGGCTTTATACAATCAAGGAGAAATTGCCCCCGCCTTGGCTGTTTACGAACAACTGCGACAACTTCGGCCAGAAGATCCAGATGTCTACGGGATGTTAGGGGATATCTATGCAGAACAGAAGCAATGGGACGCTGCCACCGAATATTACCAAACGGCAGTTCAGTTAAACCCGAAATTGACTTCTGTTCAAGAAGCATTGGGGGATATCTGGTCACATCAAGGACAGTGTCAAAAGGCGATCACTTGTTATCAGCAAGTGCTGGAGAGGTCGCCGGAGTTATGGGAAGTGCATCATAAATTAGGTGATGTCCTCTGGCAACAGGGGGAACTAGAAGCGGCCGTTGAAGCCTATCAACAGGCTGCGGAGTTATCGAAAGTGCCTTAA
- the argG gene encoding argininosuccinate synthase — translation MGRAEKVVLAYSGGVDTSVCIPYLKNEFGVKEVITLAVDLGQGDELGPVQQKALDSGAVESLVINVQDRFVKDYAFPAIQANALYENRYPLATALARPLIAKTLVEVAEKYGADAIAHGCTGKGNDQVRFDVSIGALNPKIKILAPAREWGMSREETIAYGEKFGIASPVKKSSPYSLDRNLLGIAIEAGPLEDPWTEPLEEVYAITKPISETPNEPEYIEIGFETGVPVSLNGKAMDGVQLIGKLNEIAGNHGVGRLDMIENRLVGIKSREIYESPAMIVLINAHRDLESLTLTADVTRYKRGIEETYSQLVYNGLWYSPLKAALDAFIQQTQERVSGVVRVKLFKGNATIVGRKSANSLYSLDLATYGSEDVFDHKAAEGFIYVWGLPTRVWSEKIRD, via the coding sequence ATGGGTCGCGCTGAAAAAGTTGTGCTTGCTTATTCAGGTGGGGTGGATACCTCCGTTTGTATCCCCTACTTGAAAAATGAGTTTGGCGTCAAAGAAGTAATTACCCTGGCCGTAGACTTGGGACAAGGGGATGAATTAGGGCCTGTTCAACAAAAAGCCTTGGACTCTGGCGCCGTCGAGTCCCTGGTAATTAATGTCCAAGATAGATTTGTCAAAGACTATGCGTTTCCGGCCATTCAAGCCAATGCTTTGTACGAAAACCGTTATCCCCTGGCCACGGCCTTAGCCCGTCCGTTAATTGCTAAAACCTTAGTGGAAGTGGCCGAAAAATACGGAGCCGATGCTATTGCTCACGGTTGTACCGGAAAAGGTAACGACCAAGTGCGGTTTGACGTCTCCATTGGTGCGCTCAACCCGAAAATAAAAATTCTGGCCCCCGCCCGGGAATGGGGCATGAGTCGGGAAGAAACCATTGCCTACGGGGAAAAATTCGGCATTGCTTCCCCGGTGAAAAAATCCTCTCCCTACAGTTTAGATAGAAATTTGTTAGGAATTGCGATTGAAGCTGGGCCCTTAGAAGATCCTTGGACGGAGCCCCTGGAAGAAGTCTATGCGATCACCAAACCGATTTCTGAGACTCCTAACGAACCTGAATATATTGAAATTGGGTTTGAAACTGGAGTTCCGGTGAGTTTAAATGGTAAGGCAATGGACGGTGTTCAATTAATTGGAAAATTAAATGAAATTGCCGGAAATCATGGGGTTGGACGCCTGGACATGATTGAAAACCGTTTAGTCGGGATTAAATCAAGGGAAATTTATGAATCTCCGGCGATGATTGTGTTAATTAATGCTCACCGAGATTTAGAAAGTTTAACCTTAACCGCCGATGTGACTCGTTATAAACGGGGCATTGAAGAAACCTATAGCCAGTTGGTTTATAATGGCCTCTGGTATAGTCCGTTAAAAGCGGCTTTGGATGCCTTTATTCAACAAACTCAGGAACGGGTTTCGGGTGTTGTCCGAGTCAAATTATTTAAGGGAAATGCCACAATTGTCGGCCGGAAATCTGCCAATTCCCTCTATAGTTTGGACTTAGCAACCTACGGCTCCGAAGACGTTTTTGATCATAAAGCGGCGGAAGGTTTCATTTATGTCTGGGGTTTACCGACTCGTGTTTGGTCTGAGAAAATAAGAGACTAA